The Desmonostoc muscorum LEGE 12446 genome includes a region encoding these proteins:
- a CDS encoding non-ribosomal peptide synthetase — translation MKSIEDFYPLSPTQQGILFHSLYAPDSAVYCEVFSCNIQGELNISAFKQAWEQLLERHPILRTSFVWEGLKEPAQIVHKQVKLPWDEEDWSGIESITQQKRIETLLAAEQQRSFNISQAPLMHLTLIKLIKNNYQFVWSQHHLLLDGWSSSLVMDEVFAFYKAFSQNQNLSLKKPRPYRDYIAWLQQQDISKSETFWRKYLQEFTGTTPLIVDHPSSNLSDENKQYKQQKIKLSIAETLALQSFARQQQLTLNTLIQGTWAILLNRYNGENDVVFGTVVSGRGSLAGTESMVGVLITTLPVRVCINPEESVVSWLKQLQVQQNETRQYEQCPLIKIQKCSDIPAGQPLFESIVNFQNYPTDFSKLQEVSNLKISNIRSFMHPHYPLTVSVKVDSELLLEIFYESSRFESTTIKRMLGHFCTLLLGMTANQQQRVKDLPLLTAQEHHKLLIDWNNTQIDYPQKCIHQLFEAQVKKTPDAVAVIFENQQLTYSELNTKANKLAHYLQELGVKAEVLVGICVERSSKTLPKASLNMLIGLLAILKAGGAYIPLDPSYPKERLRFILEDAQVPVLLTQTFLLEAIPQNKAKVVCFDADWQKIAQQSQENLFSELTTDSLAYVIYTSGSTGKPKGVQIPHSALSNFLYSMQERPGLTQHDTLLAVTTYSFDIAALELFLPIIVGGRLVIASREIASDGIQLSAKLTDSKATVMQATPATWQLLLTAGWSGNHQLKILCGGEALPGHLANQLLHRCASLWNMYGPTETTIWSAASQIETDSKIVPINQAIANTQLYILNQYNQLVPVGVAGELHIGGDGLARGYLNRPDLTAEKFIPNPFSEKATRLYKTGDLARYLSNGEIEYIGRIDHQVKVRGFRIELGEIEALLAQNSTVREAVVVVRKDSVDSQRIVAYLVPENEQTLTIPELRSFLESKLPSYMIPTNFVILEALPLTPNGKVDRKALPALNIVITEFEESFVAPQTSIEKQLATIWMEVLGLEKIGINDNFFELGGHSLLATQVISRINKNLDIELPIRKIFELSTIAKFAKIIEEKQIIFKSLLPIERVSREIELPLSFAQQRLWFLHQLDPKSYIYNGSSAVLLEGSLNVKALEQSINEIGRRHEILRTCLHIVNGQPIQIIAPALQIPLAIVDLQHLPDNEREAQVEALRLANYQQPFDLRQAPLLRLTLLRLKTREYILLVTMHHIIFDAWSEGVFIRELSVLYEAFSSDKPSPLPEINIQYADFAAWQRKCLQGEVLNTLLTYWEKQLGDNLPVLQLPTIPQVSKGKTSQEGRQALMFSQTLSQGIKKLGDSQETTLFMTLLGAFKVLLSWYTGDKDIVIGTDIANRNRIEIENLIGFFVNQLVLRSNLSGNPTFSEFLQHIRKVCLEAYAHQDLPFEKLVTALNPKRDLSQTPLFQVKFILQNAPTHPLALSDLTLTRLDDLENIVPRFDLLLELTDTQQGIVGLFKYNQDLFDASNIDQLLNSFEIILSQIVVQPDIKLSEIEAILTKTDKEYKLKKEAKRKQEHQQKLSLIKRKVIETITQVED, via the coding sequence ATGAAAAGTATTGAAGATTTTTATCCACTTTCACCGACACAGCAGGGCATACTATTTCACAGTCTTTATGCCCCAGACTCAGCAGTTTATTGCGAAGTTTTCAGTTGTAATATCCAGGGAGAACTTAATATTTCAGCATTCAAGCAAGCTTGGGAGCAATTGCTAGAACGCCACCCAATTTTGCGAACATCTTTTGTTTGGGAAGGTTTAAAAGAACCTGCTCAGATTGTACATAAGCAAGTTAAATTGCCTTGGGACGAAGAAGATTGGTCTGGAATTGAAAGTATTACCCAACAAAAGCGTATCGAAACTTTATTAGCCGCAGAACAACAGCGAAGTTTTAATATTTCTCAAGCACCTTTGATGCACTTAACTCTAATTAAATTAATCAAAAATAACTATCAATTTGTCTGGAGCCAACATCATTTGTTACTAGATGGATGGTCTTCATCTTTGGTTATGGATGAAGTTTTTGCATTTTACAAAGCATTTAGCCAAAATCAAAATTTATCTTTAAAAAAACCTCGTCCTTACCGAGATTATATAGCTTGGCTGCAACAGCAGGATATATCCAAGAGTGAGACTTTCTGGCGAAAATATTTGCAAGAATTTACAGGAACTACTCCTTTGATCGTAGACCATCCTTCTAGTAATTTATCTGATGAAAATAAACAATATAAACAACAAAAAATTAAACTATCAATCGCCGAAACATTAGCATTGCAGTCTTTTGCACGACAGCAACAGCTAACTTTAAATACTTTAATACAAGGTACATGGGCTATCCTTTTAAACCGTTACAATGGAGAGAATGATGTTGTTTTTGGAACTGTTGTTTCTGGTCGGGGTAGTTTAGCCGGAACCGAATCAATGGTGGGGGTGTTAATCACCACTCTGCCAGTGCGAGTGTGTATAAATCCAGAAGAATCTGTTGTCTCTTGGTTAAAACAACTCCAAGTACAGCAAAATGAAACACGACAGTATGAGCAATGTCCATTAATCAAAATTCAAAAGTGCAGTGATATACCCGCTGGGCAACCTTTGTTTGAAAGTATAGTTAATTTTCAGAATTACCCAACAGATTTTTCTAAATTACAGGAAGTCAGTAACTTAAAAATATCTAATATTCGTAGTTTTATGCATCCTCATTATCCCCTCACTGTGTCAGTGAAGGTGGATTCGGAATTATTATTAGAAATTTTCTATGAAAGCTCTAGGTTTGAGTCAACTACAATTAAGCGGATGTTGGGGCACTTTTGTACATTATTATTGGGTATGACAGCCAACCAACAACAGCGTGTTAAAGATTTGCCATTGCTGACTGCACAAGAACATCACAAATTATTGATAGATTGGAATAATACCCAAATTGACTATCCTCAAAAGTGCATTCATCAGTTATTTGAAGCGCAAGTAAAAAAAACACCTGACGCAGTAGCAGTAATATTTGAAAATCAACAATTAACATATTCTGAACTGAACACAAAAGCAAATAAACTTGCACATTATTTGCAAGAATTGGGAGTAAAAGCAGAAGTTTTAGTGGGAATTTGTGTAGAGCGTTCGTCGAAGACGTTGCCGAAGGCATCGCTGAATATGCTCATTGGATTATTAGCGATACTCAAAGCGGGTGGAGCATACATTCCACTAGATCCTAGTTATCCTAAAGAGCGATTAAGATTTATTTTAGAAGATGCCCAAGTGCCAGTATTGTTAACTCAAACATTCTTGTTAGAAGCAATACCGCAAAACAAAGCTAAAGTTGTTTGTTTTGATGCAGATTGGCAGAAAATTGCACAACAAAGTCAGGAAAATTTATTTTCTGAACTAACTACTGATAGCCTAGCTTATGTCATCTATACCTCTGGTTCTACAGGCAAACCGAAAGGCGTACAAATTCCTCACAGCGCTTTAAGTAACTTTTTGTACTCCATGCAGGAAAGGCCAGGATTAACCCAACACGATACCTTACTAGCAGTTACGACTTATTCCTTTGATATTGCTGCCTTAGAACTTTTTCTGCCAATTATAGTTGGTGGTCGTTTGGTAATTGCTAGTCGGGAAATAGCGTCAGACGGAATCCAACTATCAGCAAAATTGACAGACTCAAAAGCAACAGTCATGCAAGCCACACCAGCGACTTGGCAATTACTTTTAACAGCAGGCTGGAGTGGGAATCATCAATTAAAAATTCTCTGTGGTGGAGAAGCTTTACCTGGACACTTAGCCAATCAATTATTGCATCGGTGTGCCTCGCTGTGGAATATGTACGGCCCTACAGAAACCACTATTTGGTCAGCAGCATCTCAGATAGAAACTGACAGCAAAATTGTACCAATTAATCAGGCGATCGCTAATACGCAACTTTACATCCTAAATCAATACAACCAGTTAGTTCCTGTGGGTGTAGCAGGAGAATTACACATCGGTGGCGATGGACTTGCACGAGGCTATTTGAACCGTCCTGACTTGACAGCAGAGAAATTTATACCAAATCCATTTAGTGAAAAAGCTACGCGTTTATATAAAACAGGAGATTTAGCCCGCTATCTATCAAATGGAGAAATAGAGTACATTGGTCGAATTGACCACCAAGTAAAAGTCCGTGGTTTTCGTATTGAACTAGGAGAAATTGAAGCACTGCTCGCCCAAAATTCCACAGTTCGAGAAGCTGTAGTTGTAGTACGCAAAGATTCAGTAGACTCTCAACGAATAGTTGCTTATTTAGTCCCTGAAAACGAACAAACATTAACAATTCCTGAACTGCGTAGCTTTTTGGAGTCAAAATTGCCAAGCTACATGATACCAACAAATTTTGTAATTTTAGAGGCACTCCCACTAACACCTAATGGTAAGGTTGACCGTAAGGCGCTGCCTGCACTTAATATAGTAATAACAGAATTTGAAGAAAGCTTTGTTGCACCTCAAACCTCCATTGAAAAACAATTAGCGACGATTTGGATGGAAGTACTTGGCTTAGAAAAGATAGGAATAAACGACAATTTTTTTGAATTGGGCGGACACTCACTTTTAGCAACCCAAGTTATATCCCGTATTAATAAAAATCTTGATATCGAGTTACCAATACGCAAAATTTTTGAACTGTCAACAATAGCAAAGTTCGCCAAAATTATAGAAGAAAAACAGATCATCTTTAAGTCACTGCTGCCAATTGAACGAGTTTCACGAGAGATAGAATTACCACTATCTTTTGCACAGCAGAGATTGTGGTTTCTACATCAGTTAGATCCAAAATCATATATTTACAATGGTTCTAGCGCAGTACTGTTAGAAGGTTCGCTCAACGTCAAAGCCTTGGAGCAAAGTATTAATGAAATAGGGCGAAGACATGAAATTTTACGAACATGTTTACACATTGTAAATGGGCAACCAATTCAAATCATTGCTCCTGCTTTACAGATACCCTTAGCAATAGTAGATTTACAACATTTACCTGACAATGAACGTGAAGCACAGGTAGAAGCCTTAAGGTTAGCAAATTACCAGCAACCATTTGATTTAAGACAAGCTCCATTGCTACGGTTAACTCTTTTACGATTGAAAACTAGGGAATATATTTTGTTAGTAACTATGCATCATATTATCTTTGATGCTTGGTCAGAAGGAGTGTTTATCCGAGAATTATCAGTACTTTATGAAGCTTTCTCTAGTGATAAACCTTCACCGCTTCCAGAGATAAATATCCAGTATGCAGACTTTGCTGCTTGGCAAAGAAAGTGCTTGCAGGGTGAGGTACTTAATACCTTACTTACATATTGGGAAAAACAATTAGGAGATAATTTACCCGTTTTACAATTACCTACGATTCCTCAAGTTTCCAAAGGGAAAACATCTCAAGAAGGAAGGCAAGCTTTGATGTTTTCTCAGACATTATCCCAAGGGATTAAGAAGCTAGGTGATAGCCAGGAAACGACATTATTTATGACGTTACTTGGAGCATTTAAGGTTTTATTATCTTGGTATACAGGTGACAAAGATATTGTTATTGGTACTGATATAGCTAACCGGAATCGTATAGAAATAGAGAATTTAATTGGATTTTTTGTTAATCAATTGGTGTTGCGTAGTAACTTATCTGGTAACCCTACTTTTAGCGAATTTTTGCAACACATACGTAAAGTTTGCCTAGAAGCCTATGCTCACCAAGATTTACCATTTGAAAAACTAGTTACCGCTCTTAATCCGAAAAGAGACTTAAGCCAAACTCCTCTATTTCAAGTCAAGTTTATCCTGCAAAATGCTCCTACACATCCTTTAGCACTTTCAGATTTAACTTTGACTCGTTTAGATGATTTAGAAAATATAGTACCAAGATTTGATCTTCTTCTAGAACTAACGGATACACAGCAAGGAATAGTTGGGTTATTCAAATATAATCAAGACTTATTTGATGCTAGTAACATAGACCAGTTACTCAATAGTTTTGAAATAATTTTGTCTCAAATTGTTGTCCAACCTGACATCAAATTGAGTGAGATAGAAGCAATTCTCACCAAAACAGACAAAGAATATAAGTTAAAGAAAGAAGCAAAGCGAAAACAGGAACATCAACAAAAGTTAAGCCTAATTAAGCGAAAAGTAATTGAAACAATAACTCAAGTTGAGGATTAA
- a CDS encoding class I SAM-dependent methyltransferase: MKQDTYPRTILQNLYHKLMLFIHRKDLTKLLQLYDCKWNPHLFGQHYQFHFAPLRTKKLKILEIGIGGLEVGVSGSYADDPYSGGESLRMWKNYFTNSMIYGIDIVDKTALESNRIKIFQGSQDDEVFLKNVIQQTGKLDIIIDDGSHHNDHVIKTFKVLFPELNDGGIYIIEDTHTSYIPSYENWSNFSDDTEPPEWSQYGGSLDLYDQKTMMNFFKRLVDCLSHQEFFNPGYLPNYFDKNIVGIHFYRNQIFIYKGNNTESGNVMEHNTLRAEYLEEIGIDSAEKLGFKFPIIDDPTK, encoded by the coding sequence GTGAAGCAAGATACATATCCCAGAACAATTTTGCAAAATTTGTACCATAAGTTAATGCTATTTATCCACCGTAAGGATTTAACTAAATTATTGCAGTTATATGACTGTAAATGGAATCCTCATTTGTTCGGTCAGCATTATCAATTTCATTTTGCACCTTTAAGAACTAAAAAATTAAAAATTTTGGAAATAGGTATAGGTGGTCTCGAAGTTGGCGTATCGGGTAGTTATGCTGATGACCCATATTCTGGTGGCGAATCTTTAAGAATGTGGAAGAACTATTTTACTAATAGTATGATTTATGGTATTGATATTGTAGATAAAACAGCTTTAGAGTCAAACAGAATTAAAATTTTTCAAGGAAGCCAAGATGATGAGGTTTTTTTGAAAAATGTTATCCAACAAACAGGCAAATTAGACATCATCATTGATGATGGTAGTCATCACAATGACCATGTAATTAAAACATTCAAAGTTCTGTTTCCAGAACTCAATGATGGTGGAATTTATATAATTGAAGATACTCATACTTCTTATATACCTAGTTACGAAAATTGGTCTAATTTTTCTGATGATACCGAGCCTCCCGAATGGTCACAGTATGGGGGAAGCTTAGATTTATACGACCAGAAAACGATGATGAACTTTTTTAAAAGACTAGTTGATTGTTTAAGTCATCAGGAATTTTTCAATCCTGGGTATTTACCTAATTATTTTGATAAAAATATCGTTGGCATCCACTTTTATCGCAATCAAATTTTTATTTATAAAGGAAATAATACAGAATCAGGTAATGTGATGGAACATAATACATTAAGAGCGGAATATTTAGAAGAAATTGGTATAGATTCAGCGGAAAAATTAGGATTTAAATTTCCTATAATTGATGATCCTACAAAATAA